The proteins below come from a single Miscanthus floridulus cultivar M001 chromosome 1, ASM1932011v1, whole genome shotgun sequence genomic window:
- the LOC136473318 gene encoding cysteine-rich receptor-like protein kinase 6, translating to MAAAPCTLNMAAVLLLLLLFSVHWPGRSHAFNYLCNNGSSYALNSTYRSNVVALLGSLSANASSSTVGFATATLGHAPDQTWGLALCRGDVNGSGCASCLALAPDMAFGNCRGVRDVSIYYDRCLLRYSDTDFLASPGDAAELVRYGTNLQVKVTADPGRFVGLAADLVAALSAWAARNSTKRYAAGVVTSAKGFTTTDSNLVHNIYGLVQCTPNLAPEACLACLGRLKDEMPAVFNGSTGLQFNAVWCNLRFEVYLFYDSSPVVKLVAPTLTPAPPGAAVHDDAKRTRGTGYAATVVAIVLGILVVLLLSTFMIYVWRKAQVKRYAEEADDSGSLLFDLETLRRATANFAEENKLGHGGFGAVYKGLLPDGRQIAVKRLDKASGQGLKELRNELLLVAKLRHNNLAKLLGVCLMGQEKLLVYEYMLNRSLDTFLFVPEKRPLLDWETRYRILYGTARGQLYLHEDSQIRIVHRDLKASNILLDADMNPKISDFGLARLFSADKTTTITSQVVGTLGYVAPEYAVLGQLSVKLDVYSLGVLILEIVTGRKNTDMFESASGESIILLSYVWDHWVRGTALEAVDPFLDCQSPETESEVMKCIHLGLLCVQENPADRPTMLDVLVMLHGQWSGGFAAPSKPAFHFAYGETMSSDERRNVSLNGMSVSEFQPR from the exons ATGGCCGCCGCACCCTGCACGCTCAACATGGCCGCCGTCCTCCTACTGCTGCTTCTCTTCTCCGTTCACTGGCCGGGCCGCAGCCACGCTTTCAACTACCTCTGCAACAACGGCAGCTCCTACGCCCTTAACTCCACCTACCGCTCCAACGTCGTCGCGCTCCTCGGGTCCCTGTCCGCCAACGCGTCCAGCTCCACCGTAGGCTTCGCTACCGCCACGCTCGGCCACGCCCCAGACCAGACGTGGGGCCTCGCGCTCTGCCGCGGCGACGTCAACGGCAGCGGGTGCGCGTCCTGCCTCGCGCTCGCGCCGGACATGGCCTTCGGCAACTGCAGGGGCGTCAGGGACGTGTCCATCTACTACGACCGCTGCCTCCTCCGGTACTCGGACACGGACTTCCTGGCCAGCCCGGGCGACGCCGCGGAGCTGGTGCGGTACGGCACCAACCTGCAGGTGAAGGTCACCGCCGACCCCGGTCGGTTCGTTGGGCTCGCGGCCGACCTCGTGGCCGCGCTGTCCGCCTGGGCGGCGCGGAACTCGACGAAGAGATACGCCGCCGGGGTGGTGACCTCCGCCAAAGGGTTCACGACCACGGACAGCAACTTGGTGCACAACATCTACGGGCTGGTGCAGTGCACGCCCAACCTGGCTCCCGAGGCGTGCCTGGCATGCCTCGGCAGGCTCAAGGACGAGATGCCGGCCGTGTTCAACGGCTCAACCGGCCTCCAGTTCAACGCGGTGTGGTGCAACCTGAGATTCGAGGTGTACCTCTTCTATGACAGCAGCCCGGTAGTGAAGCTTGTTGCACCTACGTTGACGCCGGCACCGCCGGGTGCAGCAGTCCACGACGATG CAAAGAGGACAAGGGGAACAGGATATGCAGCAACAGTAGTGGCCATTGTTCTCGGGATCCTAGTTGTCCTCCTCCTGTCCACGTTCATGATCTACGTCTGGAGAAAAGCACAAGTAAAACGAT ATGCGGAGGAAGCTGACGATTCCGGGTCGCTCCTCTTTGACCTGGAAACACTGAGAAGGGCAACTGCAAATTTTGCCGAAGAGAATAAGCTTGGACATGGAGGCTTTGGCGCGGTATACAAG GGTCTCTTGCCTGATGGACGACAAATCGCCGTGAAGAGGCTGGACAAGGCTTCAGGGCAAGGCCTGAAAGAGCTGAGGAACGAGCTGCTGCTGGTCGCCAAGCTTCGGCACAACAATCTTGCAAAGCTTCTCGGCGTTTGCTTGATGGGACAGGAGAAGCTGCTTGTCTACGAGTACATGCTTAATCGAAGCCTGGACACCTTCCTTTTTG TCCCTGAGAAGCGTCCATTGTTAGACTGGGAGACAAGGTACCGCATACTCTATGGAACAGCACGAGGCCAGCTATACCTCCACGAGGATTCACAGATCAGAATCGTCCACCGCGACCTGAAGGCGAGCAACATCCTGCTGGACGCCGACATGAACCCGAAGATCTCCGATTTCGGGCTGGCAAGGCTCTTCAGCGCCGACAAGACTACCACCATCACGAGCCAAGTTGTCGGAACGCT AGGATACGTGGCGCCAGAGTATGCAGTTCTTGGGCAACTGTCGGTGAAGCTTGACGTTTACAGCCTCGGCGTCCTCATCCTGGAGATCGTCACTGGACGGAAGAACACCGACATGTTCGAATCAGCATCAGGAGAATCCATCATTCTGCTGAGCTAC GTGTGGGATCACTGGGTCAGAGGCACCGCGCTGGAGGCCGTGGACCCGTTCTTGGATTGCCAGTCCCCGGAGACGGAGAGCGAGGTGATGAAATGCATCCATCTGGGGCTGCTCTGCGTGCAGGAGAACCCGGCGGACCGCCCGACCATGCTCGACGTCCTCGTCATGCTGCACGGCCAATGGTCAGGCGGCTTTGCGGCACCGTCGAAGCCGGCCTTCCACTTTGCGTACGGGGAGACGATGAGCTCTGATGAGCGGCGTAACGTGTCTTTGAACGGGATGTCCGTGTCGGAGTTCCAGCCAAGATAG